A stretch of the Solanum dulcamara chromosome 6, daSolDulc1.2, whole genome shotgun sequence genome encodes the following:
- the LOC129893067 gene encoding uncharacterized protein LOC129893067, protein MNLKRDFNSQILPEFINYGEKLLCKHKGLYNGKVMEIDRESDGLYCLQEDDSIKGEAVIKDQTADSVLWHNGLGHPSMEVLNSITDLNVKMCKKNTTTLYNIFYG, encoded by the exons atgaatttgaaaaGAGATTTCAATAGTCAAATCTTACCAGAATTTATCAACTATGGAGAGAAATTGCTATGCAAACACAAG GGACTTTACAATGGCAAGGTGATGGAGATTGATAGAGAGTCTGATGGATTATATTGTCTTCAAGAAGATGATTCAATAAAAGGAGAAGCAGTAATAAAAGACCAGACAGCTGACTCAGTGTTATGGCACAATGGACTTGGGCATCCTTCTATGGAGGTTCTCAATAGTATTACTGACTTGAATGTGAAAATGTGTAAAAAAAACACAACAACATTGTATAATATCTTCTATGGCTAA
- the LOC129891486 gene encoding sugar carrier protein A, with translation MAGGGIASLGVTKERAENYRGKVTLYVIIACIVAAVGGSLFGYDIGISGGVTSMDEFLRRFFYSVYLKKQHVHEDNYCKYNNQVLAAFTSSLYLAGLVASLVASPITRNHGRRTSIICGGISFFVGAVLNAASINLGMLLFGRIMLGIGIGFGNQAVPLYLSEMAPAHLRGCLNMMFQLATTLGIFTANMINYGTSKLHPWGWRLSLGLAAAPAFVMTVGGLFLPETPNSLIEQGNKIKGRLVLEKIRGTENVDAEFEDMVDASELARSVKHPFRNILKRRNRPQLIMAIMMPTFQILTGINIILFYAPVLFQSMGFKRTASLYSSALTGAVLASSTVVSMATVDRWGRRILLITGGIQMIICQIIVAIILGLKFGSDKELSRGYSIIVVVFICLFVAAFGYSWGPLGWTVPSEIFPLETRSAGQSITVAVNLFFTFAIAQSFLSLLCVMRFGIFLFFAGWISVMTIFIYLFLPETKGVPIEEMMRLWEKHWFWKKIVSEDQQAKNTNGLNHA, from the exons ATGGCAGGAGGGGGAATTGCTTCACTTGGTGTAACAAAAGAAAGAGCTGAAAATTATAGAGGAAAAGTCACTCTTTATGTCATCATAGCATGtattgttgctgctgttggAGGTTCACTCTTTGGATATGACATTGGAATTTCAG GGGGGGTGACATCGATGGATGAATTTCTTCGTCGATTCTTCTACTCAGTATACCTAAAGAAGCAGCACGTCCACGAAGACAACTATTGCAAGTACAATAATCAGGTTCTTGCTGCATTTACCTCATCTTTGTACTTAGCTGGTTTAGTTGCATCTCTGGTAGCCTCTCCTATCACAAGGAACCATGGACGTCGTACAAGTATAATATGCGGTGGCATTAGTTTCTTTGTTGGAGCAGTTCTTAATGCCGCTTCTATCAACCTTGGCATGCTTCTTTTCGGACGAATTATGCTAGGCATTGGCATTGGCTTTGGAAACCAG GCAGTTCCGTTATATTTATCAGAGATGGCTCCAGCACATCTAAGAGGATGTCTGAACATGATGTTTCAATTAGCAACAACACTCGGAATCTTCACAGCAAACATGATAAACTATGGAACAAGCAAACTTCATCCATGGGGATGGAGACTTTCTTTAGGCCTAGCAGCAGCACCGGCCTTCGTGATGACAGTTGGAGGCCTGTTTCTCCCCGAGACACCGAACAGCTTAATCGAACAAGGAAACAAAATTAAAGGAAGACTAGTTTTAGAGAAGATAAGAGGAACTGAGAATGTAGATGCAGAATTCGAAGACATGGTGGATGCAAGTGAATTGGCACGTTCGGTTAAGCATCCTTTTAGAAACATTCTTAAAAGGCGAAACAGGCCGCAGTTAATTATGGCAATTATGATGCCAACTTTTCAGATACTTACAGGCATTAACATCATACTTTTTTATGCGCCTGTATTGTTTCAGAGTATGGGGTTTAAAAGGACAGCCTCCCTGTATTCCTCTGCTTTGACTGGTGCAGTTCTTGCTTCATCTACAGTTGTATCGATGGCCACAGTTGATAGATGGGGTCGAAGAATTCTGCTTATTACCGGTGGAATCCAAATGATCATCTGCCAG ATTATTGTTGCCATAATCTTGGGACTCAAATTTGGTAGTGACAAGGAGCTATCAAGAGGTTACTCAATTATAGTAGTTGTTTTCATTTGCCTCTTTGTTGCTGCATTTGGATACTCATGGGGACCACTTGGCTGGACAGTGCCAAGTGAAATTTTCCCCTTAGAGACAAGATCAGCAGGCCAAAGTATCACTGTTGCTGTGAATTTATTCTTCACATTTGCAATAGCACAATCTTTCCTCTCACTTTTATGTGTTATGAGGTTCGGGATTTTCCTCTTTTTCGCCGGTTGGATTTCTGTCATGACGATCTTCATCTATCTCTTCTTGCCCGAAACAAAGGGGGTTCCGATTGAAGAGATGATGCGCCTTTGGGAAAAGCATTGGTTCTGGAAGAAAATCGTCTCGGAGGATCAGCAAGCTAAAAACACCAATGGACTCAATCATGCTTAA